A region of the Phaeodactylum tricornutum CCAP 1055/1 chromosome 1, whole genome shotgun sequence genome:
ACAGTCCATCAACACAAATTCAGGTTCATTGTAACGTTGAAAAAGAATTTTTTTAGTAACTTGCGCCAGTGCCAACAATATGAAGACTCTGGTTTCGATGTTTGCTATCGCTCTTTCTTTCTTACTAATAGCTCGAGTGCAGCTCTCGGACGCCTTCGCGATGGCGCCAGTAACACGAGGAAATATGTGTCGCTTGGTGTCTTCTTCTCGAACAATCTTGTTCGATACTAGCATGGAGAAAGAGCGTCGCATGGGCGAACTAACAAAACCAGAACAGAAAGTGTTTGACATTATGGAAGCAATTCACAATTCCAAGTATCTATTCCGCGTTGTCGTAGTTGGCAAGGGAGCCATTCTGGAAACGACAACAGAACTCGGTCCCGTCATGAAAGTAACACAGTCTCCGAGTACCGGCGCCAATCTTATGACTTTTGCGTCGAAAGACCAGTCGACGGAATTTCATTTGCAGCTCTCCAACGTTTACAAAATTGTTATTACCGAAAACGAAACACCCGCCAAGGTTCTACGGATGTGAGATTATTGAACGAGAAGGGGGAGGCAATGTGCAGCTTGATTTTAAAAGAAGAATCGAATGACGCGGTCGTCTGGTATGACACCTTGGTTGCGGAACACGGACAGGAGATCCAGTTGTGAAATTGCATTCGGCTTCGCTATGGGGTGCGAggccttgactgtgaataaacGGTCACGTTCGCTATGGTTTATGTTTGAAGGAGTTTAATGTCATGTGACGCAAAAACTAGGGGCGCCTATTGGAACGAGAACGAATAGACACAGTAATCAATGTTTCAACGTAAAGATCAGTGTTTATGATAGCGTATGGTTGAAAGATGGCGCGATGACAGATCATTCATAGTGAGTCTATAGAAAAAAGTGTTCCGATACCGGGACTCGAACCCGGGTATCCTGCGTGAAAGGCAAGTATGCTAACCACCTACATCATATCGGAGCAGATAACTCCTGAGAAAATGCGAAAAACATGTTATTAGTAATATGTTTTTCCCAAGTGTCACCttgtttttcgtttcttttttaCATTGCGATTAGATATTTACAGGTAGTAACCATACTCCAATCTACAGAGCTGCTACCTAGAGAGTACGTAACTCggctttacagttaacatTCACACATTAAAGGAAATTACTGAAATTTTACAGCGTCACCATCTTAAAACTTGGTTTTAGATATTGCAATTGGGACTGTTCCATTCTTGCTGTACATCGTAAAAACAGTGATGACAAGGCAAGATTCCACTTTCGCTAATGAAAAGCAAGGCAGACTTTCCCAATGCATTGCCAACAATTATTCACTTGCTATATTCACAATGGTTTTTCCTCATTCTGACCATGGCTTCCAAACTAGCAGTACCAGCAGCCAAAACCGTCTTTCTCCTGAAATGTTTCATTTCTCTTGAAGCAACCCGCGCTTGCAGTCAACCAAAAGAATTTAAACCTTTTCAGACAGATCCTCGGCAACATAGAAAATTTCCGCCGTCCTGACATTTACGTTTCGATATCTACATTATATATTGTGTAACTTAGGTCTCACATTAAAAACGACCATACCACGATGACAGCACCGCTTCCCGTCCGCTCAGCGAAGTTAAGCATTGTCGGGCTCGGTTAGTACTACGGTGGGGGACCACGTTGGAATACCGAGTGTTGTTCTTTTGCATTTCCTTTTAATATCGACTGTAAGGTCGCCAAAAAATGCAAAAGCCATCTCAAGCCCATATTTTAGTTTTGTGGTACTAACTAGAACTGTCTGTTAAAACCGGTGTATTAACTGGAGTTTTTCAAGTAAGAAAGGCGCACCAAGAATACGAATTTGTGTAAGCATCAGTGTAAAACCAGACAGGACTCTCGACTAGACATTTCTGTACATCAAATGTAAATAAGGGATGGGTCGCTTAATCTGCCTCGTCTGTATCTGGGTCGTTGTCATTTGTGTCGTCTTCTGTATCAGCAGACGCCTCTTCCTTAAAGTCATCAGTCCCCACACTATTTAGTACATCATTGATTGCACTCGAAAAGTCTTCTCGAGTTACAACACACGCTTCGAGCAAAGAGCCACTGCGGGCATGTGATGCAAACACCTCTATCGCACGCTCCAACGAATGGCTCGCTGCCGCTCGGGAGACCCCGGCCAACGACGCTCCAGAAAAGCCGTCGCACTCAGCTGCTAACATTTGGAGGAGTTCGTCATAGGACGGTAGGTCTATAGTGGCTTGCCTAGCCGCTGCGGAACCGATGGGGGCATCGCGTACCAAGAGCCGGCCTGCTTCGTGCATACTCCGCGTGTGCACTTGCAAAATACTCACACGCTGATCGACCGTCCGTGGCGGTGGCACCTCGATTTGCACTTCAAAACGACCAGGTCGTAAAAGAGCAGGATCAATAAGACTTCGCTTGTTGGTAAGCCCAATAACAAGTGTG
Encoded here:
- a CDS encoding predicted protein, with amino-acid sequence MKTLVSMFAIALSFLLIARVQLSDAFAMAPVTRGNMCRLVSSSRTILFDTSMEKERRMGELTKPEQKVFDIMEAIHNSKYLFRVVVVGKGAILETTTELGPVMKVTQSPSTGANLMTFASKDQSTEFHLQLSNVYKIVITENETPAKVLRM